Proteins from one Setaria italica strain Yugu1 chromosome V, Setaria_italica_v2.0, whole genome shotgun sequence genomic window:
- the LOC101756650 gene encoding tubby-like F-box protein 3: protein MSFRSIVRDVRDGFGSLSRRSFEVTLASIYGLTGHHKGKTQSSSHELDDSPSIIRESRWASLPPELIRDIIRRLEADESTWPARKHVVCFAAVCRTWREMCKEIVLSPEFCGKLTFPVSLKQPGPREGNTMIQCFIKRNKSKSTYQLYLCLSNVVTSESGKFLLSARRHRKTTCTEYTISMDSGNTSRSSRTYIGKIRSNFLGTKFLIYDTQPPYNGAVVPPVGRTSRRFNSTKVSPKLPSVSYNIAQVSYELNVLGTRGPRRMRCSMHSIPASSVEPGGIVPGQPEQIVPRALEDSFRSTASFSQSFRSTTSLSKSIMDSSMDFNSARFSDIAGSGSSARFSGIGSSARISGIGSSARISGIASGRLDHDEDSEVKERPLVLRNKPPRWHEQLQCWCLNFRGRVTIASVKNFQLIAATTPPPAGAPTPSQPAPSDPDKVILQFGKVARDMFTMDYRYPLSAFQAFAICLSSFDTKLACE from the exons ATGTCATTTCGTAGCATAGTCCGTGATGTTAGGGATGGCTTCGGCAGCTTGTCCAGGCGCAGCTTTGAGGTGACCCTTGCAAGCATCTATGGCCTTACTGGGCATCACAAAGGGAAGACACAGAGCTCATCGCATGAGCTTGATGATTCACCTTCCATAATCAGAGAAAGCCGCTGGGCAAGCCTACCTCCTGAACTCATCCGTGATATCATACGGAGACTCGAGGCTGATGAGAGCACCTGGCCAGCACGGAAGCATGTTGTTTGCTTTGCAGCTGTTTGTAGGACATGGAGGGAGATGTGTAAAGAGATTGTGTTGAGCCCGGAGTTTTGTGGGAAGCTCACCTTCCCTGTGTCTCTAAAGCAG CCTGGTCCTCGAGAAGGAAATACAATGATTCAATGTTTTATTAAGAGGAATAAGTCAAAATCCACCTACCAGCTGTACCTGTGCCTTAGTAATG TTGTTACTTCAGAAAGTGGGAAATTCCTCTTATCAGCTAGAAGACACCGCAAGACCACATGCACAGAGTACACCATATCAATGGATTCTGGCAACACCTCAAGATCGAGCAGAACCTACATTGGAAAAATAAG GTCGAACTTCCTTGGCACAAAATTTTTAATTTATGATACACAGCCCCCCTATAATGGGGCTGTAGTTCCTCCTGTTGGAAGGACCAGCAGGAGGTTCAACTCCACAAAAGTCTCTCCGAAGTTGCCTTCTGTTAGTTACAACATCGCTCAGGTGTCATATGAGCTAAACGTCCTTGGCACAAGAGGTCCAAGGCGGATGCGTTGCAGCATGCACTCCATACCCGCCTCATCAGTAGAGCCAGGTGGCATAGTACCTGGACAGCCAGAGCAGATTGTACCTCGAGCTCTGGAGGACTCATTCCGCAGCACAGCTTCCTTCTCGCAGTCATTCCGTAGCACCACCTCATTGTCCAAGTCAATCATGGACTCATCCATGGATTTCAATAGTGCTCGCTTCTCCGACATAGCTGGCAGCGGCAGCAGTGCTCGCTTCTCAGGCATTGGCAGCAGCGCTCGCATCTCAGGCATTGGCAGCAGCGCTCGCATCTCGGGCATTGCTAGTGGTAGATTGGATCATGACGAGGACAGTGAAGTCAAGGAGAGGCCACTTGTGCTTCGTAATAAGCCACCTAGGTGGCATGAACAGCTGCAGTGCTGGTGCCTCAACTTCCGTGGCCGTGTGACAATCGCCTCGGTGAAGAACTTCCAGCTGATTGCGGCAACAACCCCACCACCTGCAGGAGCTCCAACTCCCTCGCAGCCTGCTCCGTCAGATCCTGACAAGGTGATTCTACAGTTCGGAAAAGTGGCAAGGGATATGTTCACGATGGACTATCGCTACCCTCTCTCGGCTTTCCAGGCGTTTGCTATTTGTCTGAGCAGCTTTGATACAAAATTGGCCTGTGAATAA